Genomic DNA from Triticum dicoccoides isolate Atlit2015 ecotype Zavitan chromosome 4B, WEW_v2.0, whole genome shotgun sequence:
CACCGCCCCTCCGCTCGAGGCCGCAGCGCGCCGTCCCCTATCCGCGATCCGTCCGCGGCAGTAGCGCTCATCCGGCTAATAACTGTCCCCGGCGTTTACACACAGAGTTTTTTTTTGTTTGAACACCCGCGTCCACGTCGGTCTGACCCAATTGATTTGCAACATGGGCCaggttttttttttgagaaccaaCATGGGCCAGGTTGCAAACTCCTGAACGCAGCATGACTCATGTTGCGGCTGTCTTCTACACATTGTCGCGTGCCTTCGTGGGCCCAGTGCGTCGCTTCTCATCTTTGGCCTATCTCGTCTTCTTCAACCAATCCCCTCTGCAACTCAGCTCTCTCGCACTTAATCAACTTCTTTTCTTCGGCGAGCTGCTAGCTGCTCTCCAAGAGCCTCTTCTATCTCTCCCTGCCCTTTCCTACCCTTGGCGGTGGAGCTTGTCGTGCACTACTGCGAGGGCTTACAACCACAGCGGATACATGCCATCGGCTGCTGCGGGCGATTGTCAAAGGTGCTGCAAGTGGCCACCACTTGTGTGGGTTGCTGCAAACTCCCCATCAATGTTGCAAAGCGGCACTTCTCTGTGCTCTTTTTGTCCATGCTAATGCTGCTATGGGCTAGGGAGCAATGTTGCAAGGTAACGACCACTGCAACAGGTCGAAGACTACTGCTAGCACCGACAATGGTGGATGTGCAACGTGAGTCATGTTGCAAACGTCTGAGAGCAACATGGCTCATGATGTAAAGCACTCGTCTTGCAAAACTCCAAGCGCAATGTGGGTCATATTGCAAATCTTTGAGCATAACATGACTCATGTTGTAAAGCCTCGTCTTGCAAATCCCCGGGTAATATGGGTCATGCTACAAACCTCCGAGCGCAACATGGATCATGTTGCAAACACTTGTCGATTGGCAGACACGGATCGAACGACTATCACGGGTGGATCCAACAGCTCGCTACCCAGATGATCTTTTCAAAAGATCAGTCTGACTGAATATGCAGGGCCCATGTCTGCGTCGGTTACTTGCTTCCGAGAAATGAGAACGAACAATGTTGCAAAAATAATTACCGCCTAGGTCTGCTTGCTTGTGACGTTGATTGAATACGCACGACTCCCCTGTCTATGCTGGTTGTGACGTCAATCGGCCTAGGTTGTGCACAACGCTTGTGCGAGTTGGAGTCTGACTCTGGTTGGCTGGCTGCATGCTGTAGATGTTGGCACATCCACCTAAAAGTACATGTTATATTGGAAGGGCAGGACAGGTTGCATTTGTAGTACATGATGTGTTGTGCTGGAAGTACGGATTGCGCTACGCGGGAAGTACAAGTTGCACTATGCAGTAGTACACTACCCCATGAAAAGTACAAGTATATTACTGCATGAAGTACAATTTCATTATTCTTATAAGTACAAGTTGTGTCCAAAAAAGCTCGTAAGAACCAATCGACATGGTATCTAATTTCAAAGATATATGTGCAAGGAACGCAACTGTGAAAATGGTATGTAATTTCAATGTTCGATTGAAGAGATATTTTGATTTGAAACTTATATCTTGCAAAAGAGAAACACATATAGTCAACCACAATCCCCAGGTGGAAAAAAACCAACAAAACTATCGTTGCGACAAGTGTCAAACATGTGTTGTACCATACGTCGCCATTTGAGCAACCTTTGCAAGAGGTACAACCTGAGGGTGTGGACGGGCGAAGCGGAAGTTGTGCAGCCTTGATTGTGGGTTTATGTTATAGAGCAAGTTTGACAATGATTCTCTCCTAGaggtagaattgttgtttttgataTTTTCATAGATTTTCCGGCGCAGAATTTTGTGGATTGGGTGCACTTTTGCATTCTTTTGTACTATCCATTTATGTGATTTCAGACAGATGGGTCCATGTTGAGGGTTAAACAGCATCATTACATATTTGTTGATTGGGAGGCCTCTCGAGAGTTTTCTGGCTCATGCGTTCGTCCTTCGTTTGACAGCTTTTGGTTTCAGTTCCTGCAGTGAAGCTGTGAGTCGCTTGATCACTCCATGtagttttttctctctcttttttgacaGCACACTCCATGTGAATTTTCAGAGTGTTTAGTTTTCTGTGTCTTTTGCCACCACTTGGTCAGCATAATATCGTCCTTTTCTGGGTAAGAAAATAAATAGTGGCCAAGATTTATGTGCTTCTGTTTACTACACCATACGTGTATATCATGTAAGACTACTTCGCATCAAAAGGGTATCAAAGACCGAGATCTCTACCCGCAATAATAATacatatactccctccttccatctaaggCCTAATGTGTTTTACAAgaacgcctttgactattgacaagattaatagtacatgactatgcataatgtgaaaattatatcactgaaagctcctttcacatatgaatttgacggtatgctttgtgcaagttgcatgtcatatattattgctctaacatttggtcaaaattagcctcgaaaaacgcattaggccctatatagatggaaggagggagtatatgttaacTACTAAAATTTGATCCCAGCCTGCATAAGTGATGTATTACATTATATTGTTAGATCAATAACATTGCTGCACAAACAACTAGATGTGGGCAGCACAGTGCAAGACGAGGGGTGGTTCAGTTTCATAATCCCATTCTTCAGAATCTTAATTATACTGTTGCGTCAGTCTTGGTCTTCTCGGATGGAAGGATTCCAACAATGTGTGCGATCTCTATCTTTTTTCTGATATAATCATCATAGAACTTTGGCTTATCAACCTGAAATGGAATAAATTTCACTAGATAAATCATCTTTCAAAAGCATGCATAATGCAGAGGTGAACTCACAAGTTACAGTACCCGCTTTTTTACTGCGTCTGCAATCAACTCCTTGGCTTCATCCTCTTCAACCTGAAGGCAAGCAGATCATACATCAGATAAAAGGAAATATTTCAATGGATTACACTTGCGTGTCACATACAAAAGACGCTACTTACTCCAGGTCGAATGGCTGCCGTGCAGGTTCGGAACTGAAGGCAAGAAGATGAAAAGAGATAAGCATATACACAGAAAGCAATATTTAGTTACAAGTGCAAATTATCTATCTAATAACCAAAACAGTTGACATACGTCCTTTTCCAGTGACGTCATGGTGAACTCATTGCCCAGTGCTATTTGCATTAAACTTTGCCGTAACGGAAACCTGTTCAGAACACAAAGGTCCTCCAGAGCGGCTCTGAAACTCTTTTGAACATTATTCAAGGAAAAAGTCATGCATTGCTAAGCATATACAGTGTATGCAAAAACAAGGAACCActaataaatactccctccattcggaattacttgtcgcgaaaatgaatgtatctagaaactaaaatacgtctagatacatccatttctgcgacaagtaattccgaacggagggagtagttgcttaGATGTGCAGACACTAACCATCCCCTTTTTGACCCGCTGCCAAATCTCAAAATACAAACCATCATACTCCTTCAAATATATATGATGATAGCCCATGCTCTCTTTACACTCCTGTAAATCAAGTGAATGCGGCTGTCAGGTACAACATAGTAGCCACTGTAAGCTACATTAAATTAATGTATGTGAGGGATCTTACATCGTAGCCATTGTAAGCCAAAGTCGGAGTGATCTTGGGAAAGCTTGTAGCAGCAATCTTAATTGCTTGATAAGCTCCCCGGGAAGATACGTAATCCCACTGAACAAACAACAAAGTTATGAGCTTGCTACAAGATAAAGAGATAATTTACAGTGACATTCCAAGAATTTTGTTAGGCCATACTTTGATAGATGAGGGGTCAATATCGATATAATCTTCCATCCACTGTTGCCAGAGAAAAAAAGAGTTGTTAGTCCAAAGAAATTTGAAAGCGTTGAACAAAACAAGACAATTTCCTTAACTGCCTCGTTTTCAATAAAATGGGGCAGCGGGAAACCCCTTTTCATAAAGAAAGAGAGATTTCCTTAACATGATCTGTGATGCATACCTTCAGTTGCTTGGATAATTCCTCACAGTACTTGACGTACTCTTGTTCAACATCATAGCTATGAAGGTAGCTGTGGTAGTAACTCCACCGGGTGTACTCAGTACCGCCCTACATTGAAAAGGATAGAGATAGAAAACCGATTGCTTAGAAATGTTCAGAACGACATGCTATAACCAAAGCAACTATATTTTAACTAGAAACTTGAAGCTGCAAAATTAACAATTTAATTAAAACTACATATGATAAAGAACTAAAGAGGTGGCTAATATTTATCAGAAAAATACAATTCAGCTGCTTAAATAAAATCATTAGGGGCAGTCAAAGAGTCTACAAGCGAACCTTTTCATAGTGAGCACTAAGCAACAAGGCGGAAGAATATTGTTCTGGTTGTCGCCATATTTCAGTTTATGAGTTACAAATTCCCGTGTATCAAAACGTTATGAACACTTTGTTTAAAGCAAAGATTACTACAGCTCACTAAACGTACCAAGAACTCACATCTCAGTGCAATTGGTGTATATATAATCTGGTCCTGCTATGTTTTTCTACTTCTTTGTAAACAAGACCGCCATAGCTTTGGAGACTGTAATGTGATTGCCAGACATTTGTGCTAGTACAACTGACGACAATTATAAATTGATGAAGATCACTCACATAATTTTGAAGGACTAGCCGTTCGTAGTCACTCAGGGAAGCACATTCGCAGTAAGCAGGGTGGAAAAACCAATCGAGTGTTCCGTCTTTTTCAAAGCTAATGAAAAATCTGTTCTCCTCAAGAAACTCCAGATTAAAATCAGCCTCATTTTTATCCATAAGGTTATCAGCCTCAGTTTCATCCTCTTCCGATGTAGTGTCACCTTCCTCACGGTATAGAAGTTGCTTCTCTTTCAACATAGCTAAATATTCCCTTTCTTCCTTATCGTCCTCTCCTTCCTCAAGAAGGTTACCAGCATGCAGCTCTTCCTTGGGCTGTGTCAACTGTAGACAATGAAATGGCATAGAAGATCAAATTAAATGCAAACAGGAGGTTAAATAATGCAGCACATGTAGCATAGAAGAAATGGTAAATGCTCCCAATAGAATGCATGGTATGCATCTGAAGATGGATGTGGAACCTTGTATTTGTAATATCTGAAACGGAACAGTGCATGGTCAATGAGTTGCTGATCGAGATCCTTTTCTTCCAGCCCAGCTTTAAGATTAAACCACGGAGGCCTGCGAGCCAGCTTGTTAAAGTAAGCAAGGAACTCCTGATCGCTGATATCCTCTCCCAGACCTGATTGATTCAGCTGTTCGATCAAAAGTTTCGCTTCATGTCTATCTTGTATGTGCCACTCTGCTGTCTTGACATCAACTACACACTCGTCAGGATCATATTCATGGATGTCCTTGGCAGCATCGGCCTCCTCTGCATCAGGGTGCTCGTACTGGTCTAGCAGCTCTCCGCTCAAGCTGGTATCAGCCTCCTCTGCAGGGTGCTCGTGCAGCATTCTTGACATGTGAAACTCTGCTTTCTTGACATGGACTACACACTCGTCGGGATCAGATTCGTGGAAGCCTCCTCTGCCCGTGGGTGCTCGAGCTCGTGCAGCATCTCTCCGCTCGAGCCCGTGCCCACCACCACCTTTGAGATGCGCCGATGGCCCCCCCTCCgctcgagctcgccgacccctttacgcgatgcggcggcggcggcatccgtcGAAACCCTAACCTAATCTGCCATGGGAAAGTCCCGTCTCTTCGGTCCTGGCAGAGTACCCCCGATTGCTTCTCCAACAGAAAAAcgtgtttctttttttctttgacctAACGCACGTGTGGCCGTTAACGGGTATGCCCACACGTTTTATGTGGTGTCTAAAAGGATCAACCCATAAGTCTATGTatgggcaaaacaagtaatgcccacaGG
This window encodes:
- the LOC119293894 gene encoding uncharacterized protein LOC119293894 — translated: MSRMLHEHPAEEADTSLSGELLDQYEHPDAEEADAAKDIHEYDPDECVVDVKTAEWHIQDRHEAKLLIEQLNQSGLGEDISDQEFLAYFNKLARRPPWFNLKAGLEEKDLDQQLIDHALFRFRYYKYKLTQPKEELHAGNLLEEGEDDKEEREYLAMLKEKQLLYREEGDTTSEEDETEADNLMDKNEADFNLEFLEENRFFISFEKDGTLDWFFHPAYCECASLSDYERLVLQNYGGTEYTRWSYYHSYLHSYDVEQEYVKYCEELSKQLKWMEDYIDIDPSSIKWDYVSSRGAYQAIKIAATSFPKITPTLAYNGYDECKESMGYHHIYLKEYDGLYFEIWQRVKKGMSFRAALEDLCVLNRFPLRQSLMQIALGNEFTMTSLEKDFRTCTAAIRPGVEEDEAKELIADAVKKRVDKPKFYDDYIRKKIEIAHIVGILPSEKTKTDATV